A stretch of the Saccharolobus caldissimus genome encodes the following:
- a CDS encoding NAD-dependent epimerase/dehydratase family protein, which translates to MRILTFGGTGFVGSNFVRYAINKGHEVFVYARSMNEYAKKLKDIGANIIFSYDEYLKGVDCLVYFIGAMWTRDPKEFEYLQVKFPYEIGRKFFSVNSGKFIYISSIGVSENIESKERPIIEEYPHCNGLNPNTLHGKTKCEGEKLISTFPNYVILRFPIVYGPYSRILMWRIFMWLVSHGIGLKNDNMFSVISTLNTSKAIELACGYKKNDYFYVTDKEPTSLTGLFNDASKAINREIKAWFPLNLKLLEPFKSAHEILTMAYDVLSRQLVYSFDKAKRELGYIPEDVRIETFREMAKYYGIIKE; encoded by the coding sequence GTGAGGATTCTCACTTTCGGTGGTACTGGATTTGTTGGAAGTAACTTCGTAAGATATGCCATAAATAAGGGACATGAGGTATTTGTATATGCAAGATCTATGAACGAATACGCTAAGAAGTTAAAGGATATTGGAGCTAATATAATATTCTCTTATGACGAGTATCTTAAAGGCGTAGATTGTTTAGTTTACTTCATTGGAGCTATGTGGACAAGGGATCCGAAAGAGTTTGAATACTTACAAGTTAAATTCCCCTACGAAATAGGTAGGAAATTCTTTTCAGTAAATTCTGGGAAATTCATCTATATAAGTAGTATAGGAGTTTCTGAAAATATTGAAAGTAAAGAGAGACCTATTATTGAAGAATACCCTCATTGTAATGGATTAAACCCTAATACCTTACATGGGAAAACTAAATGTGAAGGAGAGAAGCTAATCTCCACCTTTCCAAATTACGTTATCTTAAGATTCCCAATAGTTTACGGACCTTATAGTAGGATATTAATGTGGAGAATTTTCATGTGGCTTGTATCGCATGGAATAGGTTTAAAGAATGATAATATGTTCAGCGTAATTTCGACTTTAAATACTTCTAAAGCTATTGAATTAGCTTGCGGTTATAAAAAGAACGATTACTTTTATGTAACCGATAAAGAGCCAACAAGTTTAACTGGCTTATTTAACGATGCATCTAAGGCTATAAACAGGGAAATTAAAGCGTGGTTTCCATTAAATTTAAAATTACTGGAACCATTTAAGTCTGCACACGAAATCTTAACCATGGCTTATGATGTGCTATCAAGACAATTAGTATACTCTTTTGATAAAGCTAAAAGAGAATTAGGATATATTCCAGAAGACGTTAGGATTGAAACTTTTAGAGAAATGGCTAAATATTACGGGATAATAAAAGAATAA
- a CDS encoding winged helix-turn-helix domain-containing protein: MRRNKEEIIADILEAIDNKINRISSIMKNVNLSASLAKKYLKMLMENGLIEEKNGEYILTESGRKVLEQIRDLRKLEVELALILNDLRKEIKIDQSE; encoded by the coding sequence ATGAGAAGAAATAAAGAAGAAATAATTGCTGATATATTGGAGGCGATAGATAATAAGATTAATAGAATATCAAGTATAATGAAGAATGTTAATCTAAGTGCTTCTTTAGCAAAAAAGTATTTAAAGATGTTGATGGAAAACGGGCTAATTGAAGAAAAAAATGGGGAATATATACTTACAGAAAGTGGAAGGAAAGTTCTAGAACAAATAAGAGATTTAAGGAAATTAGAAGTAGAATTAGCATTGATATTAAATGATTTAAGAAAAGAAATTAAAATAGATCAAAGTGAATAG
- a CDS encoding glycosyltransferase family 4 protein, protein MNILAIGNVFNPSGVSVHIINVLKELAKMGNEVTLYVPSFLVKEDYNVLRDLEKNGVNVYHSVYEVIEKRLNTTVNRYLYFIDSHTVYLRWNNIGLDKIYVDNLSKETKADVIYDMHEDSITLRLAYHISKKMGKPVVKLLHDEPFRNSFGRGYRKFMGFSGLIYDTLMWSFYKLDKRAFIRSMRDRILRGIAAVSKAPVYLSNIDKITSKYNVKLRVFKVGNAFNKDLIYKYRKVKNKENYAVFFARLVPQKGIRELPKIAELIDSKIIVFGKFFNERDKRLLIGNPKIEYRGYRPIEELYDTVSRAKVLVYPSHQDGFSLVVLDTLALGTSIVTYDIPAIRLVYSGLKPVRIVKEYDIKSMARAANEVLKMGDEEYEMEHNDEEVRKFLDDHSSWEKVAKETYDFLSEFI, encoded by the coding sequence ATGAATATATTAGCTATTGGCAACGTGTTTAACCCGTCTGGGGTATCAGTACATATTATTAACGTTTTAAAAGAATTAGCCAAAATGGGCAATGAGGTCACACTTTACGTTCCCTCTTTTTTAGTTAAAGAAGATTATAACGTATTAAGGGATTTAGAGAAAAACGGAGTTAACGTTTACCATTCAGTTTATGAGGTAATTGAGAAGAGATTAAATACGACAGTTAATAGATATTTGTATTTTATCGATTCACATACAGTTTATTTAAGGTGGAATAATATAGGATTAGATAAAATATATGTAGATAATTTGAGTAAAGAGACTAAAGCTGATGTAATTTATGATATGCATGAGGATAGTATAACGCTTAGATTGGCATATCACATTTCTAAAAAGATGGGTAAACCTGTAGTTAAACTCCTACATGATGAACCATTTAGGAATTCTTTCGGAAGAGGATATAGGAAATTTATGGGATTTTCAGGCTTAATTTACGATACGTTAATGTGGTCTTTCTATAAGTTAGATAAAAGGGCATTCATTCGCTCTATGCGAGACAGAATTTTGAGAGGTATAGCTGCCGTTTCCAAAGCTCCAGTTTATTTGTCAAATATAGATAAAATTACTAGTAAATATAATGTTAAACTAAGAGTATTTAAGGTGGGTAACGCATTTAATAAGGATCTCATATATAAGTATAGAAAAGTAAAAAATAAGGAAAATTACGCGGTATTTTTTGCGAGATTAGTTCCACAAAAGGGAATAAGAGAACTACCTAAAATAGCCGAGTTAATAGATAGTAAGATAATAGTATTCGGAAAGTTCTTTAACGAAAGAGATAAGAGGTTGCTAATAGGTAATCCTAAGATAGAATATAGGGGATATAGACCAATAGAAGAATTATATGACACCGTTTCTAGGGCTAAGGTATTAGTATATCCATCCCATCAAGATGGATTTTCCCTAGTAGTTTTAGATACTTTAGCTTTAGGTACGTCAATCGTGACTTATGATATCCCTGCAATAAGGTTAGTCTATTCTGGGTTGAAACCAGTTAGAATCGTAAAGGAATATGACATTAAAAGTATGGCTAGGGCTGCAAATGAGGTCCTTAAAATGGGTGATGAGGAATATGAAATGGAGCATAATGATGAGGAGGTAAGGAAATTCTTAGATGATCACTCTTCATGGGAGAAAGTAGCTAAGGAAACTTATGATTTCCTCTCCGAGTTCATCTGA
- a CDS encoding alpha/beta hydrolase, with protein sequence MNLEIIEFESEILKDNPLKDPSKRKVALIYPDKPEERPIILYLSGFLSSSLAQLNYQPLGEDMKTKVERLTSEGKLNGPIVVLPDMFTKVGGNQYINSSAVGMYEDFLVKELIPYLKDKFKSEMIGVIGHSSGGYGALYLGMKYPNLVKSIASHSGDAYFEYVYLPIFPKAIEQLRKFKSPKEWLNNYWRKENKHHKEDLITLNVIGMSAFYSPKGEDFELPFDLETGEILEDIWRKWLEKDPVRMIDKYHDNLKKLKLIFVDVGRKDEFNIQYGTRILHKKMEKYGIAHYYEEFNDGHTGISYRYDISLSLIEKSLSYR encoded by the coding sequence ATGAACCTAGAAATAATTGAATTTGAGAGCGAAATCCTTAAGGATAATCCCTTAAAAGATCCCAGTAAAAGGAAGGTTGCACTTATATACCCAGATAAACCAGAAGAGAGACCAATAATATTGTACTTAAGTGGATTTCTATCATCGTCTTTAGCCCAGTTGAACTATCAACCTTTAGGAGAAGATATGAAAACTAAAGTTGAGAGACTGACAAGTGAGGGTAAGCTTAACGGTCCTATTGTAGTTCTCCCAGACATGTTTACTAAGGTTGGAGGAAATCAGTATATAAATTCCTCAGCAGTAGGAATGTATGAGGATTTTTTAGTTAAAGAATTAATACCATATTTGAAAGATAAATTCAAAAGTGAAATGATAGGTGTGATTGGTCATTCATCTGGGGGATACGGTGCCTTATATTTAGGAATGAAATATCCTAATTTAGTTAAATCAATTGCGAGTCATTCGGGTGACGCTTATTTTGAATACGTTTATCTGCCAATATTTCCGAAAGCCATAGAACAGTTGAGGAAATTTAAGAGTCCTAAAGAATGGTTAAATAATTATTGGAGAAAGGAGAACAAGCATCATAAAGAGGATTTAATAACACTTAACGTTATAGGAATGTCAGCATTCTATTCGCCTAAAGGAGAGGATTTCGAATTACCCTTTGACTTAGAAACGGGTGAAATATTAGAAGACATTTGGAGAAAATGGTTAGAAAAAGATCCAGTCAGAATGATAGATAAGTACCATGATAATTTAAAGAAATTAAAACTAATTTTCGTAGATGTTGGAAGAAAGGACGAATTTAACATACAATATGGTACTAGAATATTACATAAGAAAATGGAAAAATACGGTATTGCTCATTACTATGAGGAATTCAATGATGGCCACACTGGAATCTCTTATAGATATGATATTTCTCTGAGTTTAATTGAAAAGAGTTTATCATACAGATAG